From a region of the Etheostoma cragini isolate CJK2018 chromosome 20, CSU_Ecrag_1.0, whole genome shotgun sequence genome:
- the plk4 gene encoding serine/threonine-protein kinase PLK4, with amino-acid sequence MSVSIGDKIEDFKVLTLLGKGSFACVYRAKSVKTGLEVAIKMIDKKAMHKAGMVQRVTNEVEIHCRLKHPSVLELYNYFEDSNYVYLVLEMCHNGEMSRYLKEKEIAFCEDETRHLMHQIVKGMLYLHAHGILHRDLTLSNLLLTSNMNVKIADFGLATQLKLPSEKHFTMCGTPNYISPEVATRSAHGLESDVWSLGCMFYAFLVGRPPFDTDTVKHTLSKVVLGEYEMPSHVSLEAKDLIYQLLRKDPALRPSLSAVLDHPFMTRSLLVRTKELGLGDEGSMDSGIATISTACTSSTSASSSSRLQRRTRHMLGSALPNRMAPIPSLPRQPSSACFEDGDQWQQQQQQHPADRFPREGRSRGFHGGDSEQPPSRFLRRAHSSDLSASSASGQGASHPELGRCHSEETLTGLGRPVFPMSSNQHPFSEHGRFTSPPVKQSPHSGYLLSTQTAHPPNLQFQDLEGVTNWLNNEASGQRPTDGSTHSSSGSFNSSRGPLGVHNSWTDKPMGRSVNPPSHNQHHMHHNLPSNSNSYRENIPGAELQPPHGRELKLPPAKPSVVKEKKTLRDIVPPLCASRLKPIRQKTKSAVVSILDTGEVCMELLKCQNGQERVKEVLRISCDGLMVTIYQPNHGKGFPVLDCPPAPPEDILICSYDDLPDKYWKKYQYASKFVQLVKSKSPKVTLYTKYAKVMLMENSPNADLEVCFYDGAKTHKTSELVRVVEKSGKSYTVKGEVGLSGLSPESRLYVELSDEGHSMCLSLEAAITAEEQRSTKKVPFFPITIGRRPANPDSPCSSSLPSHPVPPDAASPPQPPQITPSMISYDGSDFTTASLSKKSSPVQNTGKVVKSIFVPNVGWASQLTSGEVWVQFNDGSQLVVQAGVSCITYTSPEGRITRYKENEKLPEHVKEKLHCLSTILGLLANPTAHHLKPH; translated from the exons ATGAGTGTTTCGATCGGCGATAAAATTGAG gattttaaggTCCTCACCCTCCTTGGCAAAGGCTCCTTTGCATGTGTTTATCGGGCGAAATCAGTAAAGACTGGTCTGGAGGTTGCTATCAAAATG ATTGACAAAAAAGCAATGCACAAAGCTGGCATGGTCCAGCGTGTGACAAACGAGGTGGAGATTCATTGCCGATTGAAACATCCTTCTGTACTTGAG CTCTACAACTACTTTGAGGACAGCAACTATGTGTACTTGGTGTTGGAGATGTGCCACAATGGAGAGATGAGTCGGTACCTTAAAGAGAAGGAGATAGCTTTCTGTGAGGACGAAA CAAGACATTTGATGCATCAAATAGTGAAAGGAATGCTGTATTTACACGCCCATGGCATCCTGCATCGAGATCTGACCTTGTCGAACCTTTTGCTGACTAGCAACATGAATGTTAAGATAGCAGACTTTGGCCTGGCCACTCAGCTCAAACTCCCAAGTGAAAAGCACTTCACAATGTGCGGGACACCCAACTACATCTCCCCAGAGGTGGCCACTCGCAGTGCTCATGGCCTCGAATCAGATGTCTGGTCACTGGGGTGCATGTTCTACGCGTTCCTGGTTGGTCGCCCTCCGtttgacacagacacagtcaaACATACTCTGTCTAAAGTAGTTCTTGGGGAGTATGAAATGCCTAGCCATGTTTCTCTGGAGGCTAAGGACCTGATCTATCAGTTGCTGCGGAAGGACCCCGCCCTGCGGCCCAGCCTCTCGGCAGTGCTAGACCACCCGTTTATGACCCGGAGCCTGCTGGTCAGGACCAAGGAGCTGGGGTTGGGGGATGAAGGATCCATGGACAGCGGTATTGCCACCATCTCCACAGCCTGCACCTCCTCCACctcagccagcagcagcagccgcctCCAGAGGAGAACCAGGCACATGCTTGGCTCTGCCTTGCCAAACCGAATGGCGCCCATTCCAAGTCTTCCACGCCAACCCAGCAGCGCCTGTTTTGAGGATGGAGAccagtggcagcagcagcagcagcagcatccgGCGGACAGATTTCCCAGAGAGGGTAGGAGCAGGGGGTTTCATGGTGGAGACAGCGAGCAGCCTCCTTCTCGCTTCCTGAGGAGGGCTCACTCTTCAGATCTCTCGGCCTCTTCTGCATCAGGCCAGGGGGCGAGTCACCCCGAGCTGGGGAGATGCCACTCAGAGGAGACTCTGACTGGTTTAGGGAGACCAGTCTTCCCCATGTCCTCCAATCAGCACCCATTTTCAGAGCACGGAAGGTTCACCTCTCCCCCCGTCAAACAGTCACCACA TTCTGGGTATTTGTTGTCGACACAGACCGCACATCCACCAAACTTGCAATTTCAAGACCTGGAGGGAGTTACTAATTGGCTCAATAATGAGG CTTCTGGGCAGAGGCCCACAGATGGCAGCACTcacagcagcagcggcagcttCAATAGCAGCAGAGGACCATTGGGGGTTCACAATTCCTGGACAGACAAGCCCATGGGCCGAAGCGTGAACCCCCCGTCCCACAACCAGCACCACATGCACCACAACCTTCCCTCCAACTCTAACTCGTACAGGGAAAATATACCTGGAGCAGAGTTGCAACCTCCTCACGGCAGAGAGCTAAAGCTCCCTCCAGCCAAACCCAGTGTGGTTAAAGAGAAGAAAACGCTGCGAGACATAGTCCCGCCCCTGTGTGCGTCCAGACTAAAGCCCATCAGACAGAAGACCAAAAGTGCAGTT GTGAGCATTCTGGACACAGGTGAAGTCTGTATGGAGTTGTTAAAATGCCAAAATGGTCAAGAGAGGGTCAAAGAAGTCCTTCGGATTTCCTGTGATGGTTTAATG GTCACAATATACCAGCCTAATCATGGAAAGGGTTttcctgtcctggactgtcctcctgctcctccagaAGATATTCTGATTTGTAGCTACGATGACCTTCCAG ACAAATACTGGAAGAAGTACCAATATGCCTCCAAGTTTGTGCAGCTGGTGAAATCCAAGTCTCCAAAAGTGACCCTTTACACCAAGTATGCAAAGGTCATGCTGATGGAGAACTCTCCCAATGCAGACCTGGAAGTTTGCTTTTACGATG GAGCAAAGACCCACAAGACGTCAGAGCTGGTGCGAGTGGTGGAGAAGAGCGGGAAGTCGTACACGGTGAAGGGCGAGGTGGGGCTGAGTGGCCTGAGCCCAGAGAGCAGGCTGTATGTGGAGCTGTCTGACGAGGGCCACAGCATGTGTTTGTCCCTGGAGGCCGCCATCACAGCAGAGGAGCAACGCAGCACCAAGAAAGTCCCTTTCTTCCCCATAACTATTGGCAG GAGACCTGCCAACCCAGACTCCCCATGCTCATCGTCCTTGCCCTCCCACCCGGTGCCTCCTGATGCAGCTTCACCTCCTCAACCTCCACAAATCACTCCTTCA ATGATCTCCTACGATGGTTCAGATTTTACCACAGCCAGCTTGAGTAAGAAAAGCTCCCCGGTGCAAAACACAGGAAAAGTAGTTAAGTCGATATTTGTGCCCAATGTTGGATGGGCATCCCAg CTGACAAGTGGAGAGGTGTGGGTGCAGTTCAACGACGGGTCTCAGCTGGTGGTTCAGGCAGGAGTTTCCTGCATCACGTACACGTCTCCAGAGGGGAGGATCACAAG GTATAAGGAGAATGAGAAGTTGCCAGAGCACGTCAAGGAGAAGCTGCACTGTCTCTCCACCATCCTGGGACTGCTGGCCAACCCCACTGCACATCACTTAAAACCTCATTAA
- the chmp3 gene encoding charged multivesicular body protein 3 translates to MGLFGRTTERPPKEMVNEWSQKIRKEMRVIDRQIRDIQREEEKVKRSIKDAAKRGQKDVCVVLAKEMIQSKRAVTKLYASKAHMNSVQLSMKNQLSVLRVAGAMQKSTEVMKAMQNLVKIPEIQATMRELSKEMMKAGIIEEMLEDTFESMEDGEEMEEAAEEEVAKILFEITAGALGKAPSKVTDALPEIKPPAAAAASDDESEEDIEAMQSRLAALRS, encoded by the exons ATGGGGCTGTTCGGCAGAACAACAGAGAGACCACCAAAAGAGATG GTCAATGAGTGGTCTCAAAAGATCAGGAAGGAAATGAGAGTGATTGACAGACAAATTCGAG ATATccaaagggaagaagaaaaagttaaaagatcCATTAAAGATGCTGCAAAAAGGGGTCAGAAGGACGTGTGTGTGGTTCTTGCAAAGGAGATGATTCAGTCAAAACGAGCTGTGACAAAACTTTACGCTTCCAAAGCCCACATGAACTCTGTGCAACTCAGCATGAAGAATCAGCTTT CTGTACTGCGTGTAGCCGGGGCCATGCAGAAGAGCACAGAAGTGATGAAAGCGATGCAGAACCTTGTCAAAATCCCAGAGATCCAGGCAACCATGAGGGAACTATCAAAGGAGATGATGAAG GCTGGCATCATTGAGGAAATGCTGGAAGACACATTTGAGAGCATGGAAGAtggagaggagatggaggaagcAGCAGAGGAGGAAGTTGCCAAGATCCTCTTTGAGATCACAGCAG GTGCCCTTGGCAAAGCCCCAAGCAAAGTCACAGACGCCTTGCCTGAAATTAAGccccctgcagctgctgcagcttcaGATGATGAGTCAGAGGAGGACATTGAAGCGATGCAGTCGAGATTGGCAGCTCTGAGGAGCTAA
- the hspa4l gene encoding heat shock 70 kDa protein 4L, whose product MSVVGIDVGYQNCYIAVARSGGIETIANEYSDRCTPACVSLTAKNRMIGNAAKSQITTNFKNTVHGFKKFHGRAFDDPFVQAEKPKLPYSLHKLANGNAGIKVRYLDEDKVFTFEQITGMLLTKLKETSESALKKPVVDCVISVPSFFTDAERRSVFDATQIAGLNCLRLINDTTAVALAYGIYKQDLPTPEERPRNVIFVDMGHSSFQVSITAFNKGKLKVLATAFDLYLGGRNFDEALVDYFCEEFKSKYKLNVRENPRALLRLHQECEKLKKLMSANSSDLPMNIECFMNDIDVSGRMNRGQFEDMCAQYLMRVDMPLKAVLEQSKLSRDDIYAVEIVGGATRIPAVKERIAKFFGKDISTTLNADEAVARGCALQCAILSPAFKVREFSITDVVPFPITLRWKSPTEDGLGECEVFGKNHAAPFSKVITFHKKEPFSLEAFYSSPQELPYPDHRIGCFSVQNVAPQPDGDSSKVKVKVRVNVHGIFSVSSASLIEKQKGEGEDMQIDSEPMVQNEGKAEEQTKMQVDPEGQSQWDQQNEDDSSSSKEGTSGEKQDPAAGGSKPKVKVKSIDLPIVANNIRQLDSDVLNDFVEYEHQMIVQDKLVKELNDAKNAVEEYVYDLRDKLCGIYEKYITEEDSNRLTLMLEDTENWLYEDGEDQPKQVYEEKLGALKRLGQPIQDRHREHEDRPRAFEELGKKLQFYMKLVDFYNQKDERYLHLSAGEMSTVEKCVNESMGWMNGMMNAQSKLCITQDPVVKVAEIIAKIQELEDICYPVINKPKPTVEEAPEVNDQNSGAHNGPTAKQGAEGKVDAKGSQQTKPGTKEMEVD is encoded by the exons atGTCAGTCGTAGGGATTGATGTGGGATACCAAAATTGTTACATCGCTGTTGCCAGGAGCGGCGGCATTGAAACCATTGCCAATGAATACAGTGACAGATGCACCCC GGCTTGTGTATCTTTGACCGCGAAAAACCGCATGATTGGAAATGCAGCCAAAAGTCAA ATCAcaacaaatttcaaaaatacagTCCATGGCTTTAAAAAGTTCCACGGCAGAGCATTTGATGACCCATTTGTCCAAGCGGAAAAACCCAAACTGCCATACAGTTTACACAAACTGGCCAATGGAAACGCTGGAATTAAG GTGCGTTATTTGGATGAAGACAAAGTGTTCACTTTCGAGCAGATCACTGGGATGCTGCTCACCAAGCTGAAGGAGACGTCGGAGAGCGCCCTGAAGAAGCCCGTGGTGGACTGTGTAATCTCT GTCCCAAGTTTCTTCACAGATGCTGAAAGGCGATCAGTGTTTGATGCTACTCAAATTGCAGGGCTGAACTGTTTACGACTAATTAATGACACCACTGCAG TGGCTTTGGCCTATGGGATCTATAAACAGGACCTTCCTACTCCAGAAGAGAGGCCGAGAAATGTGATATTTGTTGACATGGGACATTCATCATTCCAGGTCTCCATCACTGCCTTCAACAAAGGCAAACTCAAG GTCCTCGCCACGGCATTTGACTTATACCTCGGTGGACGTAATTTTGACGAGGCCTTGGTAGATTACTTTTGCGAGGAGTTTAAGAGCAAGTACAAGCTTAATGTGAGGGAGAACCCAAGGGCTCTGCTGCGGCTGCACCAGGAGTGCGAGAAGCTGAAGAAGCTAATGAGTGCCAACTCCTCTGATCTGCCTATGAACATAGAGTGCTTCATGAATGACATTGATGTTTCCGGCAGGATGAACAG GGGCCAGTTTGAAGACATGTGTGCTCAATATCTGATGAGAGTAGATATGCCACTGAAAGCAGTTCTTGAACAATCAA AGCTAAGCCGGGATGATATCTATGCAGTGGAGATTGTTGGAGGAGCAACGAGAATCCCAGCTGTCAAAGAAAGAATCGCCAAGTTTTTTGGCAAAGACATCAGCACCACGCTTAATGCAGACGAAGCGGTCGCTAGAGGCTGTGCACTTCAG TGTGCAATTCTGTCTCCAGCCTTTAAGGTACGCGAATTCTCCATTACCGACGTGGTTCCCTTTCCTATTACTCTTCGCTGGAAATCCCCAACAGAGGATGGATTGGG agAGTGTGAGGTGTTTGGTAAGAATCACGCTGCTCCGTTTTCCAAAGTGATCACCTTTCACAAGAAGGAACCCTTTTCCCTTGAAGCCTTTTACAGCAGCCCTCAAGAGCTCCCATACCCAGACCACAGGATAG GATGTTTCTCTGTACAGAATGTGGCTCCCCAGCCAGATGGAGACAGCTCTAAAGTGAAGGTCAAAGTGCGTGTCAACGTCCATGGCATCTTCAGCGTGTCCAGCGCCTCTCTGATTGAAAAgcagaaaggagagggagaggacaTGCAAATTGACTCGGAGCCGATGGTGCAGAATGAAGGAAAGGCAGAGGAGCAG ACCAAAATGCAGGTGGACCCGGAAGGCCAAAGCCAGTGGGACCAGCAGAATGAGGACGACAGTTCCAGCAGTAAG GAGGGGACTTCTGGGGAAAAGCAGGACCCAGCAGCGGGGGGTAGCAAGCCCAAAGTCAAGGTGAAGAGTATTGACCTGCCTATTGTGGCCAACAACATTCGACAGCTTGACAGTGATGTCCTTAACGACTTTGTGGAGTATGAG CATCAGATGATAGTCCAGGACAAATTGGTTAAAGAGCTGAATGATGCTAAAAATGCTGTTGAGGAGTATGTGTATGATCTGCGGGACAAACTTTGTGGGATCTATGAAAAGTATATCACTGAGGAG GACAGCAACCGACTGACGCTGATGCTGGAGGACACAGAGAACTGGCTGTATGAGGATGGAGAGGACCAACCCAAACAAGTCTATGAGGAGAAGCTGGGTGCACTCAAG AGGTTGGGCCAACCCATTCAGGATCGGCACAGAGAGCACGAGGACAGGCCGAGGGCTTTTGAAGAGCTTGGAAAGAAACTGCAATTCTACATGAAGTTGGTGGATTTCTATAATCAGAAG GATGAGCGATACCTGCATTTGAGTGCCGGGGAAATGAGCACTGTGGAGAAGTGTGTGAATGAAAGCATGGGTTGGATGAACGGCATGATGAACGCACAGAGCAAACTCTGCATTACTCAAGATCCCGTTGTTAAAGTAGCAGAAATCATTGCCAAAATACAG GAACTAGAAGATATATGTTATCCAGTCATCAACAAGCCAAAACCCACAGTGGAGGAGGCCCCTGAAGTGAATGACCAAAACAGTGGAGCTCATAATGGCCCTACAGCCAAACAAGGAGCAGAAGGGAAGGTAGACGCAAAGGGAAGCCAGCAGACAAAGCCTGGCACAAAAGAGATGGAGGTGGACTGA